One genomic segment of Natrialbaceae archaeon AArc-T1-2 includes these proteins:
- a CDS encoding DUF7120 family protein, with amino-acid sequence MPKVEITIPEHLEMQIAQMVERGEFVNREEAVEELLSTGIKAYKTSGPQDEEEPGFEDDGMMGHDDEYVF; translated from the coding sequence ATGCCGAAAGTAGAGATCACCATACCGGAACATCTCGAGATGCAGATCGCCCAGATGGTCGAGCGAGGCGAGTTCGTCAATCGGGAGGAAGCCGTCGAAGAGCTTCTCTCGACTGGCATCAAAGCGTACAAGACCAGCGGGCCACAGGACGAAGAGGAACCGGGGTTCGAAGACGACGGAATGATGGGACACGACGACGAGTACGTCTTCTAG
- a CDS encoding isochorismate synthase yields the protein MDRASGDGRLAGGPELDGSLVSRSCELEDVSFGAVLEVDGHPRVQWATPHGLEAAGCGVAMRFETSGPDRFETVRSAAADRLTALEHDGAPASRPRAFGGLSFHDSYDHDHDHDPAEPWQGFAGASFVVPRVQVTRTDDGTWLTVVAESDAAAADALETWRTRFATLPSMRPSGSAPGIDATRRTTDREAWTDGVETALGRIEAGDLEKVVLALSLIADLETPIDVAATLERLRRRYPDCYRFMIDRGDDGIFFGAPPERLVAVHGDHVETEALAGSVPRGETPVEDDTLVDRLCDSEKFQHEHRLVAETIRDQLEPLSSEVSVGERTVRRLATIQHLQTPIEATLSTDRHVLELVEALHPTPAVGGIPLSAAFETIREVECFDRGWYAAPVGWFDADGNGEFAVGIRSGVATDDAVTLFAGNGIVADSDPGEEWEEVQLKFRPILDELR from the coding sequence ATGGATCGAGCGTCGGGCGACGGACGGCTTGCGGGGGGGCCGGAGTTGGATGGGTCGCTCGTGAGCCGAAGCTGTGAACTCGAGGACGTCTCCTTCGGTGCCGTCCTCGAGGTCGACGGCCATCCCCGCGTGCAGTGGGCGACGCCACACGGACTCGAAGCCGCCGGCTGTGGCGTCGCGATGCGATTCGAAACGTCCGGTCCCGACCGGTTCGAGACGGTTCGATCGGCTGCCGCCGACCGGCTCACGGCACTGGAACACGACGGTGCGCCGGCGAGCCGACCGCGGGCCTTCGGCGGCCTCTCCTTTCACGACAGCTACGATCACGACCACGACCACGACCCTGCAGAGCCGTGGCAGGGCTTCGCCGGAGCGTCGTTCGTCGTGCCTCGCGTCCAGGTGACCAGAACCGACGACGGCACGTGGCTGACGGTCGTCGCCGAAAGTGACGCGGCGGCGGCCGACGCGCTCGAGACGTGGCGAACGCGATTCGCGACGCTTCCATCGATGCGTCCAAGCGGCTCCGCGCCCGGAATCGACGCGACTCGACGGACGACGGACCGGGAGGCCTGGACTGACGGCGTCGAAACCGCCCTCGGGCGGATCGAGGCGGGTGACCTCGAGAAGGTCGTTCTCGCACTCTCGCTCATCGCAGACCTCGAGACGCCGATCGACGTCGCTGCGACGCTCGAACGACTGCGCCGGCGGTATCCGGACTGTTATCGATTTATGATCGATCGCGGTGACGACGGTATCTTCTTCGGTGCACCGCCGGAGCGGCTCGTCGCGGTCCACGGCGACCACGTCGAAACCGAAGCGCTCGCGGGATCGGTCCCGCGCGGGGAGACGCCCGTCGAAGACGACACGCTCGTCGACCGACTCTGTGACAGCGAGAAGTTCCAGCACGAACACCGCCTCGTCGCCGAGACGATTCGCGACCAGCTCGAGCCGCTTTCGAGTGAGGTGAGCGTCGGCGAACGGACCGTCCGCCGGCTTGCGACGATTCAACACCTGCAGACGCCGATCGAGGCGACGCTGTCGACGGATCGTCACGTCCTCGAGCTCGTCGAGGCGTTGCACCCGACGCCGGCAGTCGGCGGGATCCCGCTTTCGGCGGCCTTCGAGACGATTCGAGAGGTCGAGTGCTTCGACCGCGGCTGGTATGCGGCACCCGTCGGCTGGTTCGACGCCGACGGCAACGGCGAGTTCGCCGTCGGAATCCGCTCGGGCGTCGCGACCGACGATGCGGTCACGCTGTTTGCCGGCAACGGCATCGTCGCCGACAGCGACCCCGGCGAGGAGTGGGAGGAAGTTCAGCTGAAGTTCCGGCCGATCCTCGACGAACTCAGATGA
- a CDS encoding tubulin/FtsZ family protein — protein MKLALIGFGQAGGKVVDAFIEYDEAIDGGFVGDAIAVNSASVDLQGLEHVPQEKQVLIGGARVKGHGVGADNELGAEIAEADIDEIQNAVDAVPVHELDAFLIVAGMGGGTGSGGAPVLAKHLKRIYSEPVYGLGILPGTDEGSIYTLNAARSFQTFVREVDNLLVFDNDVWRRNGESVGSGYDRINQEIVERFGRLFAAGEVDSQDHVAESIVDSSEIINTLEGGGISTVGYATETVEQSGGLLSRFGSDDTSNKQEVTETNRMTSLVRKATLGRLTLPCNVSSTSRALVVAAGPPNELNRKGIERGRTWLEEETSSMEVRGGDYPLPGHDEVKSIVLLSGVTDVERVDQLQQVAIEAKETTEDIRARSRDETAALVDTGGELDALF, from the coding sequence ATGAAACTCGCACTCATCGGCTTCGGTCAGGCAGGCGGAAAGGTCGTCGACGCGTTCATCGAGTACGACGAGGCGATCGACGGTGGCTTCGTCGGCGATGCGATCGCGGTCAACTCCGCGAGCGTCGATCTACAGGGGCTCGAACACGTCCCGCAGGAAAAACAGGTGTTGATCGGCGGCGCACGCGTGAAAGGTCACGGCGTCGGCGCGGACAACGAACTCGGCGCGGAGATCGCCGAGGCGGACATCGACGAGATCCAGAACGCGGTCGACGCGGTGCCGGTTCACGAACTCGACGCGTTTCTCATCGTCGCCGGGATGGGCGGTGGCACCGGCTCGGGCGGCGCACCCGTCCTCGCGAAGCACCTGAAACGGATCTACTCGGAACCGGTGTACGGACTCGGTATCCTCCCCGGAACCGACGAGGGAAGCATCTACACGTTAAACGCCGCGCGCTCGTTCCAGACGTTCGTCCGCGAAGTCGACAACCTGCTCGTCTTCGACAACGACGTCTGGCGACGCAACGGCGAATCGGTTGGATCGGGCTACGATCGGATCAACCAGGAGATCGTCGAACGGTTCGGTCGCCTGTTCGCGGCCGGCGAGGTCGATTCGCAAGATCACGTCGCCGAGAGCATCGTCGACTCCTCCGAGATCATCAACACGCTCGAGGGTGGGGGCATCTCTACCGTCGGCTACGCGACCGAGACGGTCGAGCAAAGCGGCGGCTTGCTCTCGCGGTTCGGCAGCGACGACACCTCGAACAAACAGGAGGTCACCGAGACGAATCGGATGACGAGTCTCGTCCGGAAGGCGACGCTCGGACGGCTCACGCTTCCCTGTAACGTCTCGAGTACCAGCCGTGCGCTGGTCGTCGCTGCCGGTCCGCCGAACGAGCTGAACCGGAAAGGCATCGAACGCGGTCGGACGTGGCTCGAGGAGGAAACGAGCAGTATGGAGGTCCGGGGCGGGGACTACCCGCTTCCCGGCCACGACGAGGTCAAGTCGATCGTCCTCCTCTCGGGCGTCACCGACGTCGAACGGGTCGACCAGCTCCAGCAGGTCGCCATCGAGGCCAAGGAGACGACCGAGGACATCCGCGCGCGAAGTCGGGACGAAACCGCCGCCCTGGTGGACACGGGCGGCGAGCTCGACGCGCTCTTCTAG
- a CDS encoding DUF7550 family protein — MEAETDHDSAADVGHDLEADRTTAPMSEYTVRDVAVGVVIMAIGLAVAFGVPVLIGI; from the coding sequence ATGGAAGCGGAGACCGATCACGACTCGGCGGCCGACGTCGGACACGACCTCGAGGCCGACAGAACCACAGCACCGATGAGCGAGTATACGGTCCGTGACGTCGCCGTCGGCGTGGTGATCATGGCCATCGGACTGGCAGTCGCGTTCGGCGTTCCGGTACTGATCGGGATCTAA
- the menD gene encoding 2-succinyl-5-enolpyruvyl-6-hydroxy-3-cyclohexene-1-carboxylic-acid synthase, translated as MTAPNRATLWGRVLVDELAAGGLEAVCLAPGSRSTPLTVAFAAHPDVEVYSHLDERSAAFFALGRGRRTGEPTALVCTSGTAAANFHPAVIEASQARVPLLVLTADRPPELRDSGANQTIDQLDLYGDAVRWEGQLPEPEADERKVRSVRTTAARALAKTTQTPAGPVHLNCPFRKPLEPVEVPSDVPEDFGETLAGGGRDGPFVETSGGRTRPDQPDVELVANALEDAARPLLVAGPADPPGLDADALAELATAVDAPILADPLSGVRFGSHVVDVPVFGGYDAYLEAVPDPDVVVRTGASPTSKSLRQYLRDADARQFLVDPAGEWREATFTATDLLAVDPELLLAAVCETLADCDATSATEDGWLERFRVAEDRHWAVTDEACEPGAVADAPFEGAILAAVLEGAPDPATVFVSNSMPVRDADRFGRPREAALTVLANRGASGIDGITSTALGAGSATTEPLVCVLGDLAFYHDMNGLLALSRCGVDATIVLLDNDGGGIFHQLPIEAFDPPFTEQFKTPHGLAFDPVAELYDLEFERISPSAFADAYRASLSAPGTQVLAVEFDAEASHRRREELQRRVRDALET; from the coding sequence ATGACGGCACCGAATCGCGCCACGCTGTGGGGACGGGTTCTCGTCGACGAGCTCGCCGCGGGCGGACTCGAGGCGGTCTGTCTCGCCCCTGGGAGTCGGTCGACGCCGCTTACCGTCGCGTTCGCCGCCCACCCCGACGTCGAGGTCTACTCGCATCTCGACGAACGATCCGCGGCCTTCTTCGCGCTCGGGCGGGGCCGTCGGACGGGCGAGCCGACGGCGCTCGTCTGTACCTCCGGCACGGCGGCGGCGAACTTCCACCCCGCGGTGATCGAGGCGAGCCAGGCACGGGTGCCCCTGCTCGTGCTCACGGCCGACCGCCCGCCCGAGCTACGCGACAGCGGCGCGAACCAGACGATCGACCAGCTCGACCTCTACGGCGACGCCGTCCGCTGGGAGGGGCAACTCCCCGAACCGGAGGCCGACGAACGAAAAGTCCGATCGGTACGGACGACAGCCGCGCGAGCGCTCGCGAAGACCACGCAGACGCCCGCGGGGCCGGTTCATCTCAACTGTCCGTTTCGCAAACCCCTCGAGCCCGTCGAGGTGCCCAGTGACGTCCCCGAAGACTTCGGGGAGACGCTCGCGGGTGGAGGACGGGACGGCCCGTTCGTCGAGACGTCCGGCGGGCGAACGAGGCCGGATCAGCCCGACGTCGAACTGGTCGCGAACGCGCTCGAGGACGCGGCCCGGCCGCTTCTCGTCGCCGGCCCCGCCGACCCGCCTGGGCTCGACGCGGACGCGCTCGCGGAGCTCGCGACTGCCGTCGACGCGCCGATCCTGGCCGATCCACTCTCGGGCGTCCGATTCGGCTCCCACGTCGTCGACGTACCCGTCTTCGGGGGGTACGACGCCTACCTCGAGGCCGTGCCCGATCCGGACGTCGTCGTGCGAACGGGCGCGTCGCCGACCTCGAAATCCCTCCGGCAGTACCTCCGCGACGCCGACGCCCGGCAGTTCCTGGTCGATCCCGCCGGCGAGTGGCGCGAGGCGACGTTTACCGCCACCGACCTGCTCGCGGTCGACCCCGAACTCCTGCTCGCGGCGGTGTGTGAGACCCTCGCCGACTGCGACGCCACGAGTGCGACCGAGGACGGCTGGCTCGAGCGGTTCCGCGTGGCCGAGGATCGTCACTGGGCCGTCACCGACGAGGCCTGCGAGCCCGGAGCGGTTGCGGACGCGCCGTTCGAGGGTGCGATCCTCGCGGCCGTCCTCGAGGGCGCGCCCGACCCCGCGACGGTGTTCGTCTCCAACAGCATGCCCGTCCGCGACGCCGACCGGTTCGGCCGGCCGCGCGAGGCCGCGCTTACGGTGCTGGCGAATCGTGGGGCAAGCGGCATCGACGGCATCACGAGCACGGCCCTGGGTGCCGGTAGCGCGACGACGGAGCCACTCGTCTGTGTGCTCGGCGACCTCGCCTTCTATCACGACATGAACGGCCTGCTCGCACTCTCGCGGTGTGGCGTCGATGCGACGATCGTCCTCCTGGACAACGACGGCGGCGGCATCTTCCATCAGCTCCCAATCGAGGCGTTCGATCCGCCCTTCACCGAGCAGTTCAAGACGCCTCACGGTCTCGCGTTCGACCCCGTCGCAGAGCTGTACGACCTCGAGTTCGAACGCATCTCGCCCTCGGCGTTCGCAGACGCCTACCGAGCGTCGCTTTCGGCGCCGGGGACGCAGGTACTTGCCGTCGAGTTCGACGCCGAGGCGAGCCACCGACGACGGGAAGAACTGCAGCGACGGGTTCGTGACGCGCTCGAGACGTAG